The following are from one region of the Coffea eugenioides isolate CCC68of chromosome 2, Ceug_1.0, whole genome shotgun sequence genome:
- the LOC113764185 gene encoding uncharacterized protein LOC113764185 — protein MASSTLLLLVVFIIDLIAFALAVAAEQRRASATTTTDATSNYCVYESDVATGLGVGSLLCLLASQLLVMFASRCLCCGRALRPGRPRTWAIVLFITCWLTFFIAEVCLLAGSVKNAYHTKYRTILSQNPPSCETLRKGVFGAAAALIVFTGVLSELYYVSYSRADDGYLPNVRDAGIRMGAL, from the exons ATGGCTTCTTCAACGCTTTTGCTGTTGGTGGTGTTTATTATTGATTTGATAGCTTTTGCACTTGCTGTTGCTGCTGAGCAAAGAAGGGCTTCT GCAACAACTACCACGGATGCTACTTCAAACTATTGCGTCTATGAATCAGATGTTGCTACTGGCTTGGGTGTGGGGTCACTGCTGTGCCTTCTGGCAAGTCAACTACTTGTGATGTTTGCAAGTCGATGCTTGTGTTGTGGCAGGGCACTACGACCTGGCCGTCCAAGGACCTGGgcaattgtcctatttataacCTGCTG GTTGACCTTTTTTATTGCTGAAGTGTGCTTGCTAGCTGGTTCTGTGAAAAATGCCTACCATACCAAGTACAGAACTATTCTGTCTCAGAACCCTCCTTCCTGCGAGACATTGAGAAAGGGGGTCTTTGGGGCTGCGGCTGCATTGATTGTTTTCACTGGCGTACTCTCTGAGCTCTACTACGTGAGTTATTCAAGGGCTGATGATGGATACCTCCCTAATGTTAGGGATGCTGGCATAAGGATGGGGGCCTTATAA
- the LOC113763570 gene encoding dof zinc finger protein DOF1.4-like yields the protein MGLNTKQVSSDHPLDWNQTLLDSGAVELPKPPPAKRQQQNQQQQSEPLKCPRCGSSNTKFCYYNNYNKSQPRHFCKACKRHWTNGGTLRNVPVGGGRKNKRLKTANAATTTTAITTTNTAIVGGGSSNRNYANLAQSQRNCHNSPLATINDQKNISDILYQALISSSSSVQHDPINAFTSKTSMSNAITGPMLSLPQDRHSLQFSFSSLSPFDTIPCSFPCSNLSLNNAYDYTAELDHLESSTVTTVTPSTTSAGVFSQSSWQGQTTNTSSTLAEMPNYWNWNDMDPLVSADLNIPWDDIEIKP from the coding sequence ATGGGATTAAATACTAAACAGGTTTCGAGTGATCATCCACTGGATTGGAACCAAACTTTGTTGGATTCTGGCGCGGTGGAGTTGCCGAAACCCCCTCCAGCGAAAAGGCAACAACAGAATCAGCAACAGCAATCAGAGCCTTTGAAGTGTCCAAGGTGTGGTTCCTCGAATACTAAGTTTTGTTACTACAACAATTACAACAAGTCTCAACCTCGCCATTTTTGCAAAGCTTGTAAGAGGCACTGGACTAATGGAGGGACTCTTCGTAATGTGCCCGTTGGCGGTGGTCGCAAAAACAAGCGCCTGAAAACAGCAAATGCTGCCACGACCACCACTGCCATCACCACCACCAATACTGCCATTGTTGGCGGCGGCAGTAGTAACAGGAATTATGCCAATCTTGCTCAGAGCCAGCGAAATTGTCATAATTCTCCTCTAGCCACTATTAATGACCAGAAAAATATTTCTGATATTCTTTACCAGGCCTTGATTAGCAGTTCTTCTTCAGTCCAGCATGATCCAATCAATGCCTTCACCAGCAAGACTTCGATGAGCAATGCTATTACTGGTCCAATGCTATCGCTGCCTCAAGATCGTCATAGTTTACAATTTTCATTCTCTAGCTTAAGCCCTTTTGATACAATCCCATGCTCATTTCCTTGCTCCAATTTATCCCTGAATAACGCTTATGATTATACTGCGGAGCTTGATCATCTGGAATCATCAACAGTTACTACAGTCACTCCATCTACAACGAGTGCTGGTGTTTTTTCTCAGTCATCGTGGCAAGGTCAGACAACAAATACCAGCAGTACCCTGGCCGAAATGCCAAACTACTGGAATTGGAATGATATGGATCCATTGGTTTCGGCTGACCTCAATATTCCGTGGGATGATATAGAGATTAAGCCCTGA